One window of Saccharopolyspora phatthalungensis genomic DNA carries:
- a CDS encoding alpha/beta fold hydrolase — MTAPPQGVEVDQIEFPAGKIRFYRAGSSGPAIVLLHGGGPDNALLSWRRTIGVLAADHRVFAPDLPGQGGSMPWRGSANQRTFEEMLRWLLDAWRVPEVILVGLSMGGSIAAGFTLRHPQRVRGLVLVDSTGLQHKVPHHFLTYALLRSRFAGPLAAKLLRLNRSLARQMLTRGFFTGGQPVPDLESIVDEIVSEAGARGSVFADWHADAIDRRAMRINHLPHLGRIQCPVMVIHGERDAIVPVSAARDAAGAIPGSSLRVISETGHWPNREKPNEFNALLREFVNTNN; from the coding sequence ATGACCGCCCCACCGCAGGGTGTCGAGGTCGACCAGATCGAGTTCCCGGCTGGCAAGATCCGCTTCTACCGCGCGGGTTCCAGCGGCCCGGCGATCGTCTTGCTGCACGGTGGCGGCCCGGACAACGCGCTGCTGAGCTGGCGCCGCACGATCGGGGTGCTGGCGGCCGACCATCGGGTGTTCGCACCGGATCTTCCCGGCCAGGGCGGCAGCATGCCGTGGCGCGGCAGCGCGAACCAGCGCACCTTCGAAGAGATGCTGCGCTGGCTGCTGGACGCTTGGCGGGTGCCTGAGGTGATCTTGGTCGGGTTGTCGATGGGCGGCAGCATCGCGGCCGGTTTCACGCTGCGCCATCCGCAACGCGTGCGCGGACTCGTGCTTGTGGACAGCACGGGCCTGCAACACAAGGTGCCGCACCACTTCTTGACCTACGCGCTGCTGCGGTCCCGGTTCGCCGGTCCGCTTGCGGCGAAGTTGTTGCGCCTCAACCGTTCCCTCGCGCGGCAGATGCTCACCCGGGGTTTCTTTACCGGTGGGCAGCCCGTGCCGGACCTGGAGTCCATTGTCGACGAGATCGTCTCCGAAGCCGGCGCGCGGGGCTCGGTGTTCGCCGACTGGCACGCCGACGCCATCGACCGGCGGGCGATGCGCATCAACCACCTGCCGCACCTGGGCCGGATCCAGTGCCCCGTCATGGTGATCCACGGCGAGCGGGACGCGATCGTGCCGGTCTCGGCCGCCCGCGACGCCGCCGGCGCGATCCCGGGCTCGTCGCTGCGGGTGATCTCCGAAACCGGCCACTGGCCGAACCGGGAGAAGCCCAACGAGTTCAATGCCCTGCTGCGGGAGTTCGTCAACACCAACAACTGA
- a CDS encoding L-threonylcarbamoyladenylate synthase translates to MSTVYDCTIPDSREAGLAAAANAVRAGGLVVLPTDTVYGIGADAFDSNAVHALLAAKGRGPDMPVPVLVGSWSTVDGLVMSVPQQARALIEAFWPGGLSLVLPQAPSLSWDLGDTRGTVNLRMPLHPVALDLLREVGPMAVSSANRTGQPPATNAAQAREQLGESVTVYLDGGPSGEPVASTIVDLTQSTPRVLREGAVSLGDLSEVLGVELEADR, encoded by the coding sequence GTGAGCACCGTTTATGACTGCACCATTCCGGACAGCCGCGAGGCGGGCCTGGCCGCCGCGGCCAACGCGGTTCGCGCGGGTGGGCTCGTCGTGCTGCCCACCGACACGGTTTACGGCATCGGCGCGGACGCCTTCGACTCGAACGCGGTCCACGCTCTGCTGGCGGCCAAGGGGCGCGGCCCGGACATGCCGGTGCCCGTGCTGGTCGGCTCCTGGTCCACTGTGGATGGGCTGGTGATGTCGGTCCCGCAGCAGGCGCGCGCGCTGATCGAAGCGTTCTGGCCCGGCGGGCTGTCGCTGGTGCTGCCGCAGGCACCATCGCTTTCCTGGGATCTCGGCGATACCCGGGGCACGGTGAACTTGCGGATGCCGCTGCACCCGGTGGCCCTGGACCTGCTGCGCGAGGTCGGCCCGATGGCCGTGTCCAGCGCCAACCGTACTGGTCAGCCACCGGCCACCAACGCCGCCCAGGCACGCGAGCAGCTCGGCGAATCGGTGACGGTCTACCTCGACGGAGGCCCGTCCGGCGAACCGGTCGCCTCCACCATCGTCGACCTCACCCAGAGCACGCCACGGGTGCTGCGGGAGGGCGCGGTGAGCCTCGGTGACCTGTCGGAGGTGCTCGGCGTGGAGCTCGAAGCGGACCGGTGA
- a CDS encoding MraY family glycosyltransferase — MDNAPWAPAGLPAREYLLVLLTAAAATFLLTGLVRLLAIRVGAVAYPRVRDVHVTPMPRMGGVAMYGGVLAAMFLAANLPALSRGFSYSNDTLAVIIAGGLIVLVGALDDRFELDSLTKLAGQVTAAGILVLFGVQWFVFWVPWGGTEGHVGQLMVLGSNQGQLLTVLLVVAMINAMNFVDGLDGLASGIGLVSATATFVFCLGVLDRQNGDVTAYPPALIAAAIAGACLGFLPHNFQPAKIFMGDSGSMLIGLMLATASTSASGRMDYTGPNPTDTIALLSPLLVVAAVLFVPLLDLIMAVVRRTRAGKSPFHADKMHLHHRLLEIGHSQRRAVLLIYLWAAVIAFGAVSLTLFNAVVVAWVVGLGVLLAAIISVIPRMRARADRESR; from the coding sequence ATGGACAACGCACCTTGGGCCCCGGCCGGCCTTCCCGCCCGTGAATACCTGCTGGTCCTGCTCACCGCCGCCGCGGCGACTTTCCTGCTGACCGGACTGGTCAGGCTGTTGGCGATCCGGGTCGGTGCGGTCGCCTACCCCCGGGTGCGCGACGTGCACGTCACGCCGATGCCGCGGATGGGTGGCGTCGCGATGTACGGCGGAGTGCTCGCGGCGATGTTCCTGGCCGCCAACCTGCCGGCGCTGTCGCGCGGTTTTTCCTACTCCAACGACACCCTGGCGGTGATCATCGCCGGTGGGCTGATCGTGCTCGTCGGCGCGCTGGACGACCGCTTCGAACTGGATTCGCTGACGAAGCTGGCCGGGCAGGTCACCGCCGCCGGGATCCTGGTGCTCTTCGGCGTCCAGTGGTTCGTGTTCTGGGTGCCGTGGGGCGGCACCGAGGGCCATGTGGGGCAGCTCATGGTGCTGGGCAGCAACCAGGGCCAGTTGCTGACCGTGCTGCTGGTCGTCGCGATGATCAACGCGATGAACTTCGTGGACGGGCTGGACGGGCTGGCTTCCGGCATCGGCCTCGTCTCGGCCACCGCCACCTTCGTGTTCTGCCTCGGCGTGCTGGACCGGCAGAACGGCGACGTGACCGCCTACCCGCCGGCGCTGATCGCGGCCGCGATCGCCGGGGCCTGTCTGGGCTTTCTGCCGCACAACTTTCAGCCCGCGAAGATCTTCATGGGCGACTCCGGGTCGATGCTGATCGGCCTGATGCTGGCCACCGCCAGCACGTCCGCGTCCGGCCGGATGGACTACACCGGCCCGAACCCGACCGACACCATCGCCCTGCTGTCACCGCTGCTGGTGGTCGCGGCGGTGCTGTTCGTGCCGCTGCTGGACCTCATCATGGCCGTGGTGCGCCGCACCCGGGCGGGCAAGAGTCCGTTCCACGCCGACAAGATGCACCTGCACCACCGGCTGCTGGAGATCGGGCATTCGCAGCGCCGCGCGGTGCTGCTGATCTACCTGTGGGCGGCCGTCATCGCCTTCGGCGCCGTGTCGTTGACGCTGTTCAACGCCGTTGTGGTGGCATGGGTCGTCGGCCTTGGGGTGCTGCTGGCGGCTATCATCTCGGTGATTCCGCGTATGAGAGCCCGAGCCGATCGAGAGTCCCGATGA
- the atpB gene encoding F0F1 ATP synthase subunit A, with product MGALMLAEGGTFQPPGADSFVLPPIFGGVTKPMLLVVLSAIIVGAYFVIATRNLKLIPGKGQFVAEFVYEFSRNKIAREQIGAKDFRPFVPLIFTLFTFILVNNIFGIIPIVQFPTMSRIGFPIALAAVVYVVFHGVGFARHGFLGYFKHVMFPPGVPKPIYVLLSPIEFLQKFIAQPAALAVRVFAAMFAGHLILLVFTLGGEYLLVEASAVYKPISIVSIAFAIALTFVEALIQVLQAYIFALLTANFIGAALAAEH from the coding sequence TTGGGCGCGCTGATGCTGGCCGAGGGCGGAACGTTCCAACCGCCGGGTGCCGATAGCTTTGTCCTTCCGCCGATCTTCGGCGGAGTCACCAAGCCGATGCTCCTCGTCGTGCTGTCGGCGATCATCGTGGGCGCCTACTTCGTGATCGCCACCCGGAACCTGAAGTTGATTCCGGGCAAGGGGCAGTTCGTGGCGGAGTTCGTCTACGAGTTCAGCCGCAACAAGATCGCCCGGGAACAGATCGGTGCCAAGGACTTCCGTCCGTTCGTGCCGCTAATCTTCACGTTGTTCACCTTCATTCTCGTGAACAACATTTTCGGCATCATCCCGATCGTCCAGTTCCCCACGATGTCCCGGATCGGTTTCCCGATCGCGTTGGCCGCCGTGGTCTACGTCGTTTTCCACGGGGTCGGCTTCGCGCGGCACGGCTTCCTGGGCTACTTCAAGCACGTCATGTTCCCACCCGGGGTGCCCAAGCCGATCTACGTCCTGCTCTCCCCGATCGAGTTTTTGCAGAAGTTCATCGCGCAGCCGGCCGCCCTTGCGGTCCGAGTCTTCGCCGCGATGTTCGCCGGACACCTGATCCTGCTGGTGTTCACCTTGGGCGGGGAGTACCTGCTCGTTGAGGCGAGTGCGGTGTACAAACCGATTTCGATCGTCTCGATCGCCTTCGCCATTGCCTTGACGTTCGTCGAAGCCTTGATCCAGGTGCTGCAGGCCTACATCTTCGCGCTGTTGACCGCGAACTTCATCGGCGCGGCGCTGGCCGCCGAGCACTGA
- a CDS encoding ATP F0F1 synthase subunit C codes for MSNIVLAQAAEAAGSINPGLAAIGYGLGAVGPGIGVGLIWAAVINGTARQPEAQGQLQGIAWISFVLVEVLALIGLVVYFIASAA; via the coding sequence GTGAGCAACATCGTTCTTGCGCAGGCCGCCGAAGCCGCGGGCAGCATCAACCCCGGTCTGGCCGCGATCGGCTACGGCCTGGGCGCTGTCGGCCCGGGTATCGGCGTCGGCCTGATCTGGGCCGCGGTCATCAACGGCACCGCTCGCCAGCCCGAGGCCCAGGGCCAGCTGCAGGGCATCGCCTGGATCTCCTTCGTTCTGGTCGAGGTGCTGGCGCTGATCGGTCTGGTTGTCTACTTCATCGCGTCCGCTGCCTGA